In Halobaculum rubrum, the following are encoded in one genomic region:
- a CDS encoding aminotransferase class V-fold PLP-dependent enzyme — MTAPEFDPDPDAKHGERPDSPEALRESIPACDRVAYFNTGATGPSPGRVLDASAAWERYHKVDVLAESDPYEVAFAEYERLRERLAAFLGAPSEAVGLTESTADGISAVAAALDWESGDVVVRTDLEHPAGTLPFDRLERRHGVEVRVVETEDGRIDTDEFADAVADADLACFSSLSWNYGTRLPVRELCEIAADAGAFSLVDAVQSPGQRPLSVPEWGADAVACSGHKWCLGPWGAGLLYVDPAVEADLHPAQISYRSVESPGADAYELNPGGARFERGTASLAPHVGLREAVETMESVGLEAVHGRVLALSDRLTDRLDGDRLLSSADPDSGLVTVDVADPEATVERLHDEGIVIRDIPDPEAVRASVHAFNTESEVDRLAEALNAEQ, encoded by the coding sequence GTGACGGCACCCGAGTTCGACCCGGATCCGGACGCCAAGCACGGCGAGCGCCCCGACTCGCCCGAGGCGCTGCGGGAGTCGATCCCCGCGTGCGACCGCGTCGCCTACTTCAACACGGGCGCGACCGGCCCCTCGCCGGGCCGCGTGCTCGACGCGTCGGCCGCGTGGGAGCGGTACCACAAGGTGGACGTGCTCGCCGAGTCGGACCCCTACGAGGTCGCGTTCGCCGAGTACGAGCGCCTCCGCGAGCGACTCGCCGCGTTCCTCGGCGCCCCGAGCGAGGCGGTCGGGCTGACCGAAAGCACCGCCGACGGGATCAGCGCGGTCGCCGCCGCGCTCGACTGGGAGTCCGGCGACGTGGTCGTCCGCACGGACCTCGAACATCCCGCCGGGACGCTCCCATTCGACCGCCTCGAGCGCCGTCACGGCGTCGAGGTGCGCGTCGTCGAGACCGAGGACGGCCGGATCGACACCGACGAGTTCGCCGACGCCGTCGCCGACGCGGATCTGGCGTGTTTCTCGTCGCTGTCGTGGAACTACGGCACCCGACTCCCAGTCCGGGAGCTGTGTGAGATCGCCGCCGACGCGGGCGCGTTCTCCCTCGTCGACGCGGTGCAGTCGCCGGGCCAGCGCCCGCTGTCGGTGCCCGAGTGGGGCGCCGACGCCGTCGCCTGCTCCGGACACAAGTGGTGTCTCGGGCCCTGGGGCGCCGGACTGTTGTACGTCGACCCGGCCGTCGAAGCGGATCTGCATCCCGCGCAGATCAGTTATCGAAGCGTCGAGTCGCCCGGCGCCGACGCGTACGAACTGAACCCCGGCGGCGCGCGCTTCGAGCGCGGAACCGCGTCGCTGGCGCCGCACGTCGGCCTCCGCGAGGCCGTCGAGACCATGGAGTCCGTCGGGCTCGAGGCCGTCCACGGGCGCGTGCTCGCCCTCTCGGATCGGCTGACCGACCGGCTCGACGGCGACCGACTGCTGTCGTCGGCCGACCCCGACTCGGGACTCGTGACGGTCGACGTGGCCGACCCCGAAGCGACCGTCGAACGCCTGCACGACGAGGGGATCGTGATCCGCGACATCCCCGATCCCGAGGCGGTTCGGGCGTCCGTGCACGCGTTCAACACCGAGTCGGAGGTCGATCGGCTCGCGGAGGCGCTGAACGCGGAGCAGTAG
- a CDS encoding redox-regulated ATPase YchF yields the protein MISIALAGKPNAGKSTFYTAATMADVDVGNYPFTTIDPNRGVTHVRTDCPCLEREERCGDEDCHDGTRYVPVELLDVAGLVPGAHEGKGLGNQFLDALTDADVILQVVDAAGATNAEGEPVEVGEYDPVEEVDFVEAEMDAWLAGILDRNWESVERKSRSPDFDLEEALTDLLTGFGATEHDVTIVLRGLEYPDDPIQWSDEDRDELAAAIRARTKPIVLVANKADIAPAGNIERLRETDKPVIPATADGELALRRAAEAGVVDYDPGDEDFEIVGELSDQQAEGLERIREVMDEFGGTGVQAALNEAVYGLLDLITAFPVQNETHWTDARGNVLPDAFLLPSGSGPRDLAYAVHTDIGEGYLHAVDAREDRRIGEDAELEEGDVIKVVSTAS from the coding sequence ATGATATCCATCGCGCTCGCGGGCAAGCCCAACGCGGGCAAGTCCACCTTCTACACGGCCGCGACGATGGCCGACGTGGACGTGGGCAACTACCCGTTCACCACGATCGACCCGAACCGGGGCGTCACCCACGTCCGTACCGACTGCCCGTGCCTCGAACGCGAGGAGCGCTGCGGCGACGAGGACTGTCACGACGGCACGCGCTACGTTCCCGTCGAACTGCTCGACGTGGCAGGGCTGGTGCCGGGCGCTCACGAGGGGAAGGGGCTCGGCAATCAGTTCCTCGACGCGCTGACCGACGCCGACGTGATCCTGCAGGTCGTCGACGCCGCGGGCGCGACGAACGCCGAGGGGGAGCCCGTCGAGGTCGGCGAGTACGACCCCGTCGAGGAGGTCGACTTCGTCGAGGCGGAGATGGACGCGTGGCTCGCGGGCATCCTCGACCGTAACTGGGAGTCCGTCGAGCGCAAGTCGCGCTCGCCCGACTTCGATCTGGAGGAGGCGCTCACGGACCTGTTGACGGGGTTCGGCGCGACCGAACACGACGTGACGATCGTCCTCCGCGGGCTGGAGTATCCCGACGACCCGATCCAGTGGAGCGACGAGGACCGCGACGAGCTCGCGGCGGCGATCCGCGCCCGCACGAAGCCGATCGTGCTCGTGGCGAACAAGGCCGACATCGCGCCGGCGGGGAACATCGAGCGCCTGCGCGAGACCGACAAGCCCGTGATCCCCGCGACTGCCGACGGCGAACTCGCGCTCCGACGGGCGGCCGAGGCCGGGGTCGTCGACTACGACCCCGGCGACGAGGACTTCGAGATCGTCGGCGAGCTCAGCGACCAGCAGGCGGAGGGACTCGAACGGATCCGCGAGGTAATGGACGAGTTCGGCGGGACCGGGGTTCAGGCGGCGCTGAACGAGGCGGTGTACGGACTCCTCGATCTGATCACCGCCTTCCCCGTACAAAACGAGACCCACTGGACCGACGCGAGGGGAAACGTCCTCCCGGACGCGTTCCTGCTCCCGAGCGGCAGCGGCCCCCGCGACCTCGCGTACGCCGTCCACACCGACATCGGCGAGGGCTACCTCCACGCCGTCGACGCGCGCGAAGACCGACGGATCGGGGAGGACGCCGAACTGGAGGAGGGCGACGTGATCAAGGTCGTCTCGACGGCGTCGTAG
- a CDS encoding DUF5800 family protein: MTALSFDETGVDVVYEGTEFRLEKELIEEATRKSYMDVTDHEVLQIVEESPSLSGEPRRIGDIV; the protein is encoded by the coding sequence ATGACCGCGCTTTCGTTCGACGAGACCGGCGTCGACGTCGTCTACGAGGGGACCGAGTTCCGACTGGAGAAGGAGCTGATCGAGGAAGCGACCCGTAAGTCGTACATGGACGTGACCGACCACGAGGTGCTGCAGATCGTCGAGGAGTCGCCGTCGCTGTCGGGCGAGCCGCGTCGCATCGGTGACATCGTCTGA
- a CDS encoding ribonuclease H-like domain-containing protein encodes MRIRNSFIPVEGVGATTERRMWENGIREWGEFRQDRAPGVGATTASRIESFIDEATERLDDRDAPFFDRAFPSGERWRLYEDFRDGACFFDIETTGLSHDRDRVTTVSFHRDGETTTLVQGRDLSAESLREQFRDADLLVTFNGTSFDVPFLETSFDMEIDTPHLDLMYPCRTLGLTGGLKPIETEVGIARDGPDITGRDAVRLWHEYERGDERSLERLISYNRDDTVNLRTLADEVAGRLHRETVPDGDDPIGTTLGES; translated from the coding sequence ATGCGCATCAGAAACAGTTTCATTCCGGTCGAGGGAGTCGGCGCGACGACCGAGCGCCGCATGTGGGAGAACGGGATCCGCGAGTGGGGGGAGTTCCGGCAGGACCGCGCGCCGGGCGTCGGCGCGACGACGGCCTCGCGCATCGAGTCGTTCATCGACGAGGCGACCGAACGCCTCGACGACCGCGACGCCCCCTTCTTCGATCGGGCGTTCCCGTCGGGCGAGCGCTGGCGGCTGTACGAGGACTTCCGCGACGGCGCGTGCTTCTTCGACATCGAGACGACCGGTCTCTCGCACGACCGCGACCGCGTCACCACCGTCTCGTTTCACCGGGACGGCGAGACGACGACGCTCGTGCAGGGGCGGGACCTCTCGGCGGAGTCGCTGCGAGAGCAGTTCCGCGACGCCGATCTCCTGGTGACGTTCAACGGAACGAGCTTCGACGTGCCCTTCCTCGAAACCTCCTTCGACATGGAGATCGACACGCCCCACCTCGATCTCATGTACCCCTGTCGAACGCTCGGGCTGACAGGTGGGTTGAAACCCATCGAGACGGAGGTGGGCATCGCCCGCGACGGGCCCGACATCACCGGCCGTGATGCGGTCCGACTGTGGCACGAGTACGAGCGTGGCGACGAGCGATCGCTGGAGCGGCTGATCTCGTACAACCGCGACGACACGGTGAACCTACGGACGCTCGCGGATGAAGTAGCCGGGCGGCTCCACCGGGAGACGGTTCCCGACGGCGACGACCCGATCGGAACGACGCTCGGCGAGTCGTAG